A genomic segment from Sorangium aterium encodes:
- a CDS encoding helix-turn-helix domain-containing protein, which translates to MYVAANVRRIRLKRDMTQEALAEAADLHLTFIQRIEAGRVNPSVGVLVQLADALEVSPGILLRPATMPEVKRGRPRKAPE; encoded by the coding sequence ATGTACGTGGCGGCGAACGTCCGACGGATTCGGCTCAAGCGCGACATGACTCAAGAGGCGCTGGCCGAAGCTGCCGACCTGCATCTGACCTTCATTCAGCGCATCGAAGCCGGTCGCGTGAACCCGAGTGTTGGTGTCCTCGTGCAGCTCGCCGATGCACTTGAGGTGTCTCCGGGGATCCTGCTGCGCCCCGCAACGATGCCTGAGGTAAAACGAGGTCGTCCGCGAAAGGCGCCGGAGTGA
- a CDS encoding terminase large subunit domain-containing protein: MSDHGRRILDHLRAVDAELVAQGFPAISAWWWSTLERFYLSGRRTLVLRVGRRGGKSSTLCRLAVVEALFGEHDIPPGDVGTVPIVSTSRDEAASRLRTIEAILRALGVDFRKAGEAIELQRDDGAPVAFKVFAASIAGVSGFTAIAAICDEVAKWQDRDTGANPAEEVLASLRPTMATQPQARLFLSSSPLSTLDAHYDAFERGETPTQCVAHAPTWTANPSISEQDTRALEADARVWAREYRAIPQAAISAAFDPDAVDRAFRDPGCSYHAGERVLVLDPSSGRNDSFTYAVVGWSWPLLPFAAYMTTDLTDEWGRVIAGSCAYALDARGNRIVRSDYTGQIIPFLQVDEIGGIDGAFWQNMRGDDVVDRLCAVCEEHAIRRVVSDQREALMLEAAFAARGYNFTAYDWTNSNKTAAVGLIRGWLRDGAITIATHETMRKQLHAFSEKFTTTGALTYGARTGHDDYAALLLTSAIADADGALSMSPLATRKPSGRNFVTWSDRGL, translated from the coding sequence GTGAGCGATCACGGTCGCCGCATCCTCGACCACCTTCGCGCCGTAGACGCGGAGCTCGTGGCGCAGGGCTTCCCAGCGATCTCGGCGTGGTGGTGGTCGACCCTCGAACGCTTCTACCTCTCCGGCCGGCGCACCCTCGTGCTGCGCGTCGGACGCCGGGGGGGCAAGTCGTCCACCCTCTGCCGCCTCGCGGTGGTCGAGGCGCTGTTCGGTGAGCACGACATCCCGCCCGGCGATGTTGGGACGGTGCCGATCGTGTCGACCTCGCGGGACGAGGCAGCGTCCCGCCTGCGGACCATCGAGGCGATTCTCCGCGCGCTCGGCGTCGACTTCCGGAAGGCCGGCGAGGCCATCGAGTTGCAGCGCGACGACGGGGCGCCGGTCGCGTTCAAGGTCTTCGCCGCCTCGATCGCGGGGGTCTCCGGCTTCACCGCCATCGCGGCGATCTGCGACGAGGTGGCGAAGTGGCAGGACCGAGATACGGGAGCCAACCCAGCTGAGGAAGTCCTCGCCTCTCTCCGTCCGACGATGGCGACGCAACCCCAGGCGCGGCTGTTCCTCTCCTCGTCGCCGTTGTCGACGCTCGACGCGCACTATGACGCGTTCGAGCGGGGCGAGACGCCAACGCAGTGCGTGGCACACGCGCCGACGTGGACCGCGAACCCCTCGATCTCGGAGCAGGACACGCGCGCGCTCGAAGCCGACGCGCGGGTGTGGGCTCGCGAGTACCGGGCGATCCCCCAGGCTGCGATCTCCGCTGCATTCGATCCCGATGCAGTCGATCGAGCGTTTCGCGATCCGGGCTGCTCGTACCATGCTGGCGAACGGGTCCTCGTGCTCGACCCATCGAGCGGGCGCAATGATTCGTTCACATACGCTGTCGTCGGCTGGTCGTGGCCGCTGCTTCCGTTTGCCGCATACATGACCACTGATCTCACCGACGAGTGGGGCCGCGTGATCGCGGGCAGCTGTGCCTACGCACTCGACGCCCGCGGCAACCGGATCGTGCGAAGCGACTACACCGGCCAGATCATCCCCTTCCTCCAGGTCGACGAGATCGGCGGTATCGATGGCGCATTCTGGCAGAACATGCGCGGTGATGACGTCGTGGATCGACTCTGCGCCGTCTGCGAGGAGCACGCCATCCGTCGCGTGGTGTCCGACCAACGCGAAGCTCTCATGCTCGAAGCCGCGTTCGCGGCGCGCGGCTACAACTTCACCGCGTACGACTGGACCAACAGCAACAAGACGGCGGCCGTCGGGTTGATTCGCGGGTGGCTTCGTGATGGCGCTATCACGATCGCAACCCATGAGACCATGCGGAAACAGCTTCACGCGTTCTCGGAGAAATTCACCACGACTGGCGCGCTCACCTACGGCGCCCGCACGGGACATGACGACTACGCCGCTCTCTTGCTCACCTCCGCGATCGCGGATGCCGATGGAGCACTGAGCATGTCACCGCTCGCGACGCGCAAGCCGAGCGGGCGCAACTTCGTTACGTGGTCTGATCGCGGCCTTTGA